In Carassius auratus strain Wakin chromosome 49, ASM336829v1, whole genome shotgun sequence, one DNA window encodes the following:
- the LOC113066143 gene encoding 5'-AMP-activated protein kinase subunit gamma-2-like isoform X3: MLEKLDLEDEAVEQSESDIYMRFMKSHKCYDIVPTSSKLVVFDTTLQVKKAFFALVANGVRAAPLWETKKQSFVGMLTITDFINILHRYYKSPMVQIYELEEHKIETWRELYLQETFKPLVNISPDASIFDAVYSLIKNKIHRLPVIDPVSGNALYILTHKRILKFLQLFVCEMPKPAFMKQTLEELSIGTYSNIAFIHPNTPIITALSIFVERRVSALPVVDESGKVVDIYSKFDVINLAAEKTYNNLDINVTQALMHRSQYFEGVMKCNRLETLETIVDRIVKAEVHRLVVVDENGSIVGIVSLSDILQALVLNPAAGVWQAVWNKIGQESRSPSSPC; encoded by the exons ATGCTGGAGAAACTCGATCTCGAGGATGAAG CTGTTGAACAATCTGAGAGTGACATTTACATGCGGTTTATGAAGTCACATAAGTGCTACGACATCGTCCCTACCAGCTCCAAGCTAGTGGTCTTTGACACAACACTGCAG gtaaaaaaGGCCTTTTTTGCCTTGGTGGCCAATGGGGTCCGAGCTGCCCCTCTGTGGGAGACCAAGAAACAGAGTTTTGTGG GCATGCTAACCATCACAGACTTCATCAACATACTTCACAGATACTACAAATCACCCATG gTACAAATCTATGAGCTTGAGGAGCATAAAATTGAGACGTGGAGAG AGCTGTATCTACAAGAAACATTCAAGCCTTTGGTGAACATATCTCCAGATGCAAG CATATTTGATGCTGTGTATTCACTGATCAAAAACAAGATCCACCGGTTACCCGTCATCGACCCTGTCAGTGGAAATGCACTTTACATTTTGACGCACAAAAGGATCCTGAAATTCCTTCAGCTGTTT gTGTGTGAGATGCCAAAGCCCGCCTTTATGAAGCAGACGCTGGAGGAGCTGAGCATCGGGACCTACAGCAACATCGCCTTCATCCACCCCAACACGCCAATCATCACTGCACTCAGCATCTTTGTGGAGAGGAGAGTGTCAGCGCTGCCTGTGGTGGATGAGTCCG GAAAAGTTGTAGATATTTATTCCAAATTTGATGTCATT AATCTTGCTGCTGAAAAGACGTACAACAACCTTGACATTAATGTGACACAGGCGCTGATGCACAGGTCACAGTACTTTGAAGGGGTCATGAAGTGCAATAGACTTGAGACACTGGAAACGATAGTAGATCGGATAGTCAAGGCTGAG GTGcacaggctggtggtggtggatGAGAACGGCAGCATCGTGGGCATCGTTTCTCTGTCGGACATCCTCCAGGCACTTGTTCTCAACCCCGCAG CAGGTGTATGGCAGGCTGTCTGGAACAAAATTGGGCAGGAATCCAGATCTCCAAGCAGcccttgttga
- the LOC113066144 gene encoding cytochrome c oxidase subunit 4 isoform 1, mitochondrial-like: MLATRSLVRGLQSGFWRRVSTSSAAWAAHTHDVDVIDCSIPQYNNRLDTPLPDVPFVRNLSAEQKKLKEKEKGSWTQLTKEEKLALYRLTHELSYAEMRQGSKEWMTVLGGIFIFLGFTGLLVWWQRIYVYGDVPHTLSEESMAQQTQRMIDMRVNPVHGFSNKWDYEKKQWK; encoded by the exons ATGCTGGCCACTCGTTCACTGGTGCGGGGACTGCAGTCTGGATTCTGGAGGAGGGTGTCCACTTCATCTGCCGCCTGGGCTGCACACACTCACG ATGTTGATGTGATTGATTGCTCCATTCCTCAGTACAACAACCGTCTGGACACGCCATTGCCAGATGTTCCATTTGTCAGAAATCTCAGTGCAGAGCAGAAGAAactcaaagagaaagagaagggaTCATGGACCCAGCTCACCAAGGAGGAGAAACTGGCTT TATACAGACTCACACATGAGCTGTCGTATGCAGAGATGAGGCAAGGCTCCAAAGAGTGGATGACTGTCCTTGGGGGCATCTTCATCTTCCTTGGCTTCACCGGGCTGCTGGTGTGGTGGCAGCGTATCTATG TGTACGGTGATGTTCCGCACACTCTGTCTGAGGAGTCGATGGCACAGCAGACGCAGAGGATGATAGATATGAGAGTGAACCCTGTCCACGGATTCTCTAATAAGTGGGACTACGAAAAGAAACAGTGGAAATAA